In Crassostrea angulata isolate pt1a10 chromosome 6, ASM2561291v2, whole genome shotgun sequence, a genomic segment contains:
- the LOC128187260 gene encoding uncharacterized protein LOC128187260 isoform X2, with the protein MGSCSFVKQLYIYQRLKMAKNDEEGVSKHAKLLSEFKAEESVSEIVPVNPFESWVAPVAAQKVTLYNDSGEWVREITVDFKIQCFGVFDRKNFILSDYSAKCIYKLSCEGELTKLISTSPFSPNGIRVFPNDLGFVVCMVGTSGGKIVRYTHDGKSRTKTYQKDERGHPLFKFPRRVVNNMNEDLIVVDIMFKSVICVDKDGNLRWVYKGSLESRKNGIEFDPWDLDTNSKEEIIISNTKPNTVDVLSRDGSFLMYLVTKLDGISRPLGICVDSEGKLWVGQASGKVCIFNYLNEG; encoded by the exons Atgggaagttgttcttttgtaaagcagttgtacatatatcagag GTTAAAAATGGCGAAGAATGATGAAGAGGGAGTTTCGAAACATGCCAAACTGCTGTCCGAGTTCAAAGCGGAGGAGTCTGTCTCTGAGATCGTCCCCGTCAACCCGTTTGAATCGTGGGTAGCACCGGTCGCCGCCCAGAAGGTTACTCTGTATAACGACAGCGGCGAATGGGTCAGGGAAATCACAGTTGATTTCAAAATCCAGTGTTTCGGAGTGTTCGATAGGAAAAACTTCATTCTGAGTGATTATAGCGCGAAATGTATCTATAAATTGTCCTGCGAAGGAGAACTAACAAAACTTATCAGTACTTCTCCGTTTAGTCCTAACGGTATTCGAGTATTTCCAAATGATCTTGGGTTTGTTGTATGCATGGTTGGAACAAGTGGCGGAAAAATCGTTCGCTATACTCATGATGGGAAATCGCGAACAAAGACTTACCAGAAGGATGAACGCGGACATCCACTCTTCAAATTCCCAAGGAGAGTCGTAAATAATATGAACGAGGACCTCATTGTGGTAGACATTATGTTCAAGTCTGTTATATGTGTCGACAAAGATGGGAATTTGCGCTGGGTTTACAAAGGATCTTTAGAAAGTCGGAAAAATGGGATTGAATTCGATCCTTGGGACCTGGACACCAATTCAAAAGAAGAAATTATCATATCGAATACTAAGCCTAACACTGTTGATGTACTGTCTAGGGATGGGTCTTTCTTGATGTACCTTGTGACAAAACTAGACGGTATATCTCGTCCTCTTGGAATCTGTGTAGATAGCGAGGGTAAGCTATGGGTGGGACAGGCCTCGGGAAAAGTCTGCATCTTCAATTATCTAAACGAGGGATAA
- the LOC128187258 gene encoding voltage-gated potassium channel subunit beta-2-like isoform X3: protein MCSRTLAAPFHALEAPILNMSSRKMSSSSSSSLVTYRNLGKSGLRVSSIGLGTWVTFGGQVTDEVAEEILTLAYESGINFFDTAEVYAAGKAEITLGNILKKKAWRRSSYIISTKLYWGGKAETERGLSRKHIIEGLKASLERLQLDYVDIVFANKPDPHTPMEEIVRAFTFVINQGWAMYWGTSRWSPTEIMEAYSVARQFNLIPAVAEQAEYHLFQRDKVEVAMPELYHKIGVGTITWSPLAGGVLTGKYDDGVPIYSRAALKGYVWLKDKILSEDGRRQQAKLREAAVIADRIGCSITQLAIAWCLKNDNVNSVLLGASTVDQLYTNIQALQWIPKLTPAVMAELDKILGNRPGGRRDGFNRSSRRSIQTQPKT from the exons ATG TGCAGTAGGACGCTAGCCGCGCCATTCCATGCCCTGGAGGCCCCCATTCTAAACATGAGCAGTCGCAAAATGAGTAGTTCCAGCTCCAGCTCACTGGTCACCTACAG aaaccTGGGGAAATCGGGTCTGCGAGTGTCGTCCATTGGACTAG GAACCTGGGTGACATTTGGCGGCCAGGTGACAGATGAG GTAGCAGAAGAAATACTAACATTAGCATATGAAAGTGGAATCAACTTTTTTGACACTGCTGAGGTTTATGCAGCTGGAAA AGCTGAAATTACCTTGGGGAatattctgaagaaaaaagcaTGGAGACGATCCAGTTACATCATATCCACTAAACTTTATTGGGGAGGAAA AGCAGAAACAGAGAGAGGATTATCAAGAAAGCATATCATTGAAG GATTAAAAGCTTCTTTAGAGAGGCTTCAGCTAGACTATGTGGATATTGTCTTTGCAAATAAACCTGATCCTCATACTCCAATGGAAG AGATAGTAAGAGCTTTTACATTTGTAATCAATCAAGGTTGGGCCATGTATTGGGGGACTTCTCGATGGTCGCCTACAGAGATCATG GAGGCCTATTCAGTGGCCAGACAGTTCAATCTTATCCCTGCTGTTGCTGAGCAAGCAGAATATCACTTATTTCAACGAGACAAAGTAGAAGTAGCCATGCCAGAATTATACCACAAAATAG GTGTTGGTACAATAACCTGGTCCCCTCTAGCAGGAGGAGTACTGACAGGGAAATATGATGATGGTGTTCCTATATATTCCAGGGCAGCTCTCAAG GGTTATGTCTGGTTAAAAGACAAAATCTTGAGCGAGGACGGTCGACGCCAGCAGGCCAAGCTCCGAGAGGCTGCAGTCATAGCTGACAGAATTGGCTGTTCCATTACTCAGCTGGCCATTG CCTGGTGcttgaaaaatgacaatgtaAATAGTGTATTACTAGGAGCTTCAACGGTAGATCAGCTGTACACCAACATTCAGGCATTACAG TGGATTCCAAAGCTGACCCCAGCAGTTATGGCAGAACTTGACAAGATACTGGGAAATCGTCCTGGTGGAAGGAGAGATGGGTTTAACAG GTCATCTAGACGTTCCATTCAGACTCAGCCTAAAACATAA
- the LOC128187260 gene encoding uncharacterized protein LOC128187260 isoform X3: MAKNDEEGVSKHAKLLSEFKAEESVSEIVPVNPFESWVAPVAAQKVTLYNDSGEWVREITVDFKIQCFGVFDRKNFILSDYSAKCIYKLSCEGELTKLISTSPFSPNGIRVFPNDLGFVVCMVGTSGGKIVRYTHDGKSRTKTYQKDERGHPLFKFPRRVVNNMNEDLIVVDIMFKSVICVDKDGNLRWVYKGSLESRKNGIEFDPWDLDTNSKEEIIISNTKPNTVDVLSRDGSFLMYLVTKLDGISRPLGICVDSEGKLWVGQASGKVCIFNYLNEG, from the coding sequence ATGGCGAAGAATGATGAAGAGGGAGTTTCGAAACATGCCAAACTGCTGTCCGAGTTCAAAGCGGAGGAGTCTGTCTCTGAGATCGTCCCCGTCAACCCGTTTGAATCGTGGGTAGCACCGGTCGCCGCCCAGAAGGTTACTCTGTATAACGACAGCGGCGAATGGGTCAGGGAAATCACAGTTGATTTCAAAATCCAGTGTTTCGGAGTGTTCGATAGGAAAAACTTCATTCTGAGTGATTATAGCGCGAAATGTATCTATAAATTGTCCTGCGAAGGAGAACTAACAAAACTTATCAGTACTTCTCCGTTTAGTCCTAACGGTATTCGAGTATTTCCAAATGATCTTGGGTTTGTTGTATGCATGGTTGGAACAAGTGGCGGAAAAATCGTTCGCTATACTCATGATGGGAAATCGCGAACAAAGACTTACCAGAAGGATGAACGCGGACATCCACTCTTCAAATTCCCAAGGAGAGTCGTAAATAATATGAACGAGGACCTCATTGTGGTAGACATTATGTTCAAGTCTGTTATATGTGTCGACAAAGATGGGAATTTGCGCTGGGTTTACAAAGGATCTTTAGAAAGTCGGAAAAATGGGATTGAATTCGATCCTTGGGACCTGGACACCAATTCAAAAGAAGAAATTATCATATCGAATACTAAGCCTAACACTGTTGATGTACTGTCTAGGGATGGGTCTTTCTTGATGTACCTTGTGACAAAACTAGACGGTATATCTCGTCCTCTTGGAATCTGTGTAGATAGCGAGGGTAAGCTATGGGTGGGACAGGCCTCGGGAAAAGTCTGCATCTTCAATTATCTAAACGAGGGATAA
- the LOC128187257 gene encoding pantetheinase-like, which produces MVPRRQTSMMLGWVLLFSAGVRGYSDQTFRAAVYEHAPLPPNRTIVVTRQEALDYMRKNLEVYKTATEEAHGQNVDIIVFPEDGITYNGHTRKSVRPYLEYIPDPKQEQWNPCEVPDRYSDTEVQYTLSCLAKNNSLWIVANMGDYQPCQADDTVCPADGHYQFNTDVVYDSNGTLIAKYHKINLFFEFMFDPSTSKGAVSFETPFGTFGVFTCFDILFRNPVVVLMKEKGVSNIVFPTAWMDTPPFFAAIQFHSAVAAGFGINFLAANMHNPRYRFQGSGIYSPDGAVAYYYNNSVKGQEEGGKLLVSDLKILRNNALSHNSPMYSSKKYNGTQAMGDGVFHADTFGDNFNYILLTESSGKARVCHNELCCIATYTSHDNFTEMFALGAFDGLHTKEGTYYIQVCTVLRCKTLEKSSCGQGSRVSNTYFTQLALSGTFKTPYTFPEILLHGENVLDLAPSTTWSYNAGRMEAKNGFEQPLLSFSLFSRDYDNDLRLTSSCGNPKLAIFTQCLLLLLLLFSVLS; this is translated from the exons ATGGTGCCCAGACGGCAAACATCAATGATGCTGGGTTGGGTCCTGTTATTCTCTGCTGGGGTAAGAGGATATAGCGACCAAACGTTTCGAGCGGCCGTTTACGAACACGCCCCGCTACCACCAAATAGAACAATCGTGGTAACGCGACAAGAAGCTTTGGATTACATGCGGAAGAATCTTGAAGTGTACAAAACGGCAACAGAGGAGGCACATGGACAG AATGTTGACATAATAGTGTTTCCTGAGGACGGGATAACTTATAATGGGCACACAAGAAAATCCGTTCGTCCATACCTTGAATACATACCAGACCCAAAACAGGAGCAATGGAACCCGTGCGAAGTCCCCGACAGGTACTCCGATACTGAGGTACAGTACACTCTAAGCTGTCTGGCCAAAAACAACTCTCTTTGGATCGTCGCCAACATGGGAGACTATCAGCCATGTCAAGCAGACGACACTGTCTGTCCAGCAGACGGTCATTACCAATTCAACACTGACGTTGTGTACGACAGCAACGGGACACTTATTGCAAAGTATCACAAAATCAACTTATTCTTCGAGTTTATGTTTGATCCGTCAACATCGAAAGGAGCCGTTTCTTTTGAAACACCTTTCGGAACGTTCGGTGTGTTTACTTGTTTTGATATTCTTTTTCGTAACCCTGTTGTGgtcttaatgaaagaaaaaggtGTGAGTAATATCGTTTTTCCTACTGCTTGGATGGACACCCCTCCGTTTTTCGCTGCAATTCAGTTCCACTCCGCAGTAGCTGCTGGCTTCGGCATCAACTTTCTGGCAGCTAATATGCATAACCCTCGATATCGTTTCCAAGGAAGTGGCATATATTCACCAGATGGAGCTGTGGCCTATTACTACAACAACAGTGTCAAAGGTCAAGAAGAAGGAGGAAAACTTTTGGTGTCTGATCTAAAAATCCTACGAAATAATGCTTTGTCACACAACTCACCCATGTATAGTTCTAAAAAGTATAATGGGACGCAAGCAATGGGTGATGGCGTCTTTCACGCGGATACATTTGGGGACAACTTTAATTATATCCTTCTCACAGAATCTAGCGGGAAGGCGCGGGTTTGTCACAACGAGCTTTGTTGTATAGCCACTTACACTTCTCATGATAATTTCACCGAGATGTTTGCACTTGGTGCTTTTGACGGTTTACATACCAAAGAAGGGACCTATTACATTCAAGTCTGTACAGTTTTAAGGTGTAAAACGTTGGAGAAATCTTCTTGCGGTCAAGGTTCTCGGGTTTCCAACACTTATTTCACTCAGCTTGCTCTATCTGGAACTTTTAAGACACCTTACACATTCCCAGAAATTCTGCTACATGGCGAAAACGTTCTCGATCTTGCTCCATCAACCACCTGGTCGTATAACGCAGGTAGAATGGAAGCAAAGAATGGCTTTGAACAGCCATTGCTGTCCTTTTCTCTGTTTTCGCGTGATTATGACAATGATTTACGGTTGACAAGTTCGTGCGGTAATCCAAAACTCGCCATTTTTACTCAGTGTCTTTTGTTACTGTTACTACTTTTCTCAGTTTTGAGCTga
- the LOC128190516 gene encoding acyl-coenzyme A thioesterase 8-like, with translation MFRRSQLSLAQHVCRQLPRSLSGTMASGGTMAMSKSNEESEDLSRSFLTLEKIDVNIFRASAKCLWRPVGSRFVFGGQVVGQALTAAFNTVREPLLLHSLHCYFLKGGNNEKPIIYHVDRTRDGQTYTSRNIKATQEGIPIFTMQASFKVDEVDPLEHQFTMPVVPDPEELISSVQYIRNRLETETMSDSERIRISEYLTQTIHIESRPVDPQLYHGQKQGEPRRYVWVRAMENIGDNMQLQQCVAGFISDLALLGAAKQPAPVGHQIGFITSLDHSMWFHNTFRAEEWMLCEIESPQCGKGKALALGRMWRRDGVLAVSMAQEGVLRSKI, from the exons ATGTTCCGGAGAAGTCAGCTTTCACTTGCGCAGCACGTTTGCAGACAGCTTCCGAGGTCACTTTCTGGAACGATGGCATCCGGTGGTACGATGGCGATGTCCAAGAGTAATGAGGAATCTGAGGATCTGTCACGGTCGTTTTTAACTCTTGAAAAAATTGACGTCAACATATTTAG GGCTTCTGCAAAATGCCTTTGGCGGCCAGTAGGGTCAAGATTTGTGTTTGGGGGACAGGTTGTAGGGCAGGCGTTAACAGCTGCCTTCAATACTGTTAGAGAGCCCTTGTTGTTGCACAGTCTGCATTGCTACTTTCTAAAGGGAG gaaataatgaaaaaccaatAATATACCACGTTGATAGGACGAGGGATGGCCAGACATACACAAGTCGCAATATTAAGGCCACTCAAGAGGGAATCCCTATATTTACCATGCAAGCATCCTTCAAAGTTGATGAGGTAGATCCCTTAGAACATCAATTCACAATGCCTGTGGTCCCAGACCCCGAAGAATTGATCAGTTCAGTGCAATATATTAGAAACAGACTTGA aACAGAGACTATGTCCGATTCCGAGAGAATAAGGATTAGTGAGTACCTTACACAGACAATACACATAGAGTCCCGCCCGGTGGATCCACAGCTGTATCACGGCCAGAAACAAGGGGAACCCCGACGCTATGTCTGGGTCAGGGCCATGGAAAATATAG GTGATAACATGCAGCTCCAGCAGTGTGTGGCTGGGTTTATCTCGGACTTGGCCCTGTTAGGGGCCGCCAAGCAACCAGCCCCGGTGGGTCACCAGATCGGGTTCATCACATCTCTGGACCACAGCATGTGGTTTCACAACACGTTCAGAGCTGAGGAATGGATGCTGTGTGAAATTGAGAGCCCTCAGTGTG
- the LOC128187258 gene encoding voltage-gated potassium channel subunit beta-2-like isoform X1 → MCSRTLAAPFHALEAPILNMSSRKMSSSSSSSLVTYRNLGKSGLRVSSIGLGTWVTFGGQVTDEVAEEILTLAYESGINFFDTAEVYAAGNKKDNPDLPSSAYEAIQETCEGAEITLGNILKKKAWRRSSYIISTKLYWGGKAETERGLSRKHIIEGLKASLERLQLDYVDIVFANKPDPHTPMEEIVRAFTFVINQGWAMYWGTSRWSPTEIMEAYSVARQFNLIPAVAEQAEYHLFQRDKVEVAMPELYHKIGVGTITWSPLAGGVLTGKYDDGVPIYSRAALKGYVWLKDKILSEDGRRQQAKLREAAVIADRIGCSITQLAIAWCLKNDNVNSVLLGASTVDQLYTNIQALQWIPKLTPAVMAELDKILGNRPGGRRDGFNRSSRRSIQTQPKT, encoded by the exons ATG TGCAGTAGGACGCTAGCCGCGCCATTCCATGCCCTGGAGGCCCCCATTCTAAACATGAGCAGTCGCAAAATGAGTAGTTCCAGCTCCAGCTCACTGGTCACCTACAG aaaccTGGGGAAATCGGGTCTGCGAGTGTCGTCCATTGGACTAG GAACCTGGGTGACATTTGGCGGCCAGGTGACAGATGAG GTAGCAGAAGAAATACTAACATTAGCATATGAAAGTGGAATCAACTTTTTTGACACTGCTGAGGTTTATGCAGCTGGAAA CAAAAAAGACAACCCTGATTTACCTTCCTCTGCTTATGAGGCTATTCAGGAAACGTGTGAAGG AGCTGAAATTACCTTGGGGAatattctgaagaaaaaagcaTGGAGACGATCCAGTTACATCATATCCACTAAACTTTATTGGGGAGGAAA AGCAGAAACAGAGAGAGGATTATCAAGAAAGCATATCATTGAAG GATTAAAAGCTTCTTTAGAGAGGCTTCAGCTAGACTATGTGGATATTGTCTTTGCAAATAAACCTGATCCTCATACTCCAATGGAAG AGATAGTAAGAGCTTTTACATTTGTAATCAATCAAGGTTGGGCCATGTATTGGGGGACTTCTCGATGGTCGCCTACAGAGATCATG GAGGCCTATTCAGTGGCCAGACAGTTCAATCTTATCCCTGCTGTTGCTGAGCAAGCAGAATATCACTTATTTCAACGAGACAAAGTAGAAGTAGCCATGCCAGAATTATACCACAAAATAG GTGTTGGTACAATAACCTGGTCCCCTCTAGCAGGAGGAGTACTGACAGGGAAATATGATGATGGTGTTCCTATATATTCCAGGGCAGCTCTCAAG GGTTATGTCTGGTTAAAAGACAAAATCTTGAGCGAGGACGGTCGACGCCAGCAGGCCAAGCTCCGAGAGGCTGCAGTCATAGCTGACAGAATTGGCTGTTCCATTACTCAGCTGGCCATTG CCTGGTGcttgaaaaatgacaatgtaAATAGTGTATTACTAGGAGCTTCAACGGTAGATCAGCTGTACACCAACATTCAGGCATTACAG TGGATTCCAAAGCTGACCCCAGCAGTTATGGCAGAACTTGACAAGATACTGGGAAATCGTCCTGGTGGAAGGAGAGATGGGTTTAACAG GTCATCTAGACGTTCCATTCAGACTCAGCCTAAAACATAA
- the LOC128187260 gene encoding uncharacterized protein LOC128187260 isoform X1, with the protein MQTNRAEPFRFMAHSHFRRTQRIPSVQHIKYNLKIATSLSHVIKTRRLKMAKNDEEGVSKHAKLLSEFKAEESVSEIVPVNPFESWVAPVAAQKVTLYNDSGEWVREITVDFKIQCFGVFDRKNFILSDYSAKCIYKLSCEGELTKLISTSPFSPNGIRVFPNDLGFVVCMVGTSGGKIVRYTHDGKSRTKTYQKDERGHPLFKFPRRVVNNMNEDLIVVDIMFKSVICVDKDGNLRWVYKGSLESRKNGIEFDPWDLDTNSKEEIIISNTKPNTVDVLSRDGSFLMYLVTKLDGISRPLGICVDSEGKLWVGQASGKVCIFNYLNEG; encoded by the exons ATGCAAACAAATCGCGCTGAACCATTCCGGTTTATGGCACATTCTCACTTCAGACGTACTCAACGCATTCCGTCAGTTCAGCATATTAAATACAATCTGAAAATCGCAACCAGTCTCAGTCATGTTATAAAGACAAGAAG GTTAAAAATGGCGAAGAATGATGAAGAGGGAGTTTCGAAACATGCCAAACTGCTGTCCGAGTTCAAAGCGGAGGAGTCTGTCTCTGAGATCGTCCCCGTCAACCCGTTTGAATCGTGGGTAGCACCGGTCGCCGCCCAGAAGGTTACTCTGTATAACGACAGCGGCGAATGGGTCAGGGAAATCACAGTTGATTTCAAAATCCAGTGTTTCGGAGTGTTCGATAGGAAAAACTTCATTCTGAGTGATTATAGCGCGAAATGTATCTATAAATTGTCCTGCGAAGGAGAACTAACAAAACTTATCAGTACTTCTCCGTTTAGTCCTAACGGTATTCGAGTATTTCCAAATGATCTTGGGTTTGTTGTATGCATGGTTGGAACAAGTGGCGGAAAAATCGTTCGCTATACTCATGATGGGAAATCGCGAACAAAGACTTACCAGAAGGATGAACGCGGACATCCACTCTTCAAATTCCCAAGGAGAGTCGTAAATAATATGAACGAGGACCTCATTGTGGTAGACATTATGTTCAAGTCTGTTATATGTGTCGACAAAGATGGGAATTTGCGCTGGGTTTACAAAGGATCTTTAGAAAGTCGGAAAAATGGGATTGAATTCGATCCTTGGGACCTGGACACCAATTCAAAAGAAGAAATTATCATATCGAATACTAAGCCTAACACTGTTGATGTACTGTCTAGGGATGGGTCTTTCTTGATGTACCTTGTGACAAAACTAGACGGTATATCTCGTCCTCTTGGAATCTGTGTAGATAGCGAGGGTAAGCTATGGGTGGGACAGGCCTCGGGAAAAGTCTGCATCTTCAATTATCTAAACGAGGGATAA
- the LOC128187258 gene encoding voltage-gated potassium channel subunit beta-2-like isoform X2 codes for MSSRKMSSSSSSSLVTYRNLGKSGLRVSSIGLGTWVTFGGQVTDEVAEEILTLAYESGINFFDTAEVYAAGNKKDNPDLPSSAYEAIQETCEGAEITLGNILKKKAWRRSSYIISTKLYWGGKAETERGLSRKHIIEGLKASLERLQLDYVDIVFANKPDPHTPMEEIVRAFTFVINQGWAMYWGTSRWSPTEIMEAYSVARQFNLIPAVAEQAEYHLFQRDKVEVAMPELYHKIGVGTITWSPLAGGVLTGKYDDGVPIYSRAALKGYVWLKDKILSEDGRRQQAKLREAAVIADRIGCSITQLAIAWCLKNDNVNSVLLGASTVDQLYTNIQALQWIPKLTPAVMAELDKILGNRPGGRRDGFNRSSRRSIQTQPKT; via the exons ATGAGCAGTCGCAAAATGAGTAGTTCCAGCTCCAGCTCACTGGTCACCTACAG aaaccTGGGGAAATCGGGTCTGCGAGTGTCGTCCATTGGACTAG GAACCTGGGTGACATTTGGCGGCCAGGTGACAGATGAG GTAGCAGAAGAAATACTAACATTAGCATATGAAAGTGGAATCAACTTTTTTGACACTGCTGAGGTTTATGCAGCTGGAAA CAAAAAAGACAACCCTGATTTACCTTCCTCTGCTTATGAGGCTATTCAGGAAACGTGTGAAGG AGCTGAAATTACCTTGGGGAatattctgaagaaaaaagcaTGGAGACGATCCAGTTACATCATATCCACTAAACTTTATTGGGGAGGAAA AGCAGAAACAGAGAGAGGATTATCAAGAAAGCATATCATTGAAG GATTAAAAGCTTCTTTAGAGAGGCTTCAGCTAGACTATGTGGATATTGTCTTTGCAAATAAACCTGATCCTCATACTCCAATGGAAG AGATAGTAAGAGCTTTTACATTTGTAATCAATCAAGGTTGGGCCATGTATTGGGGGACTTCTCGATGGTCGCCTACAGAGATCATG GAGGCCTATTCAGTGGCCAGACAGTTCAATCTTATCCCTGCTGTTGCTGAGCAAGCAGAATATCACTTATTTCAACGAGACAAAGTAGAAGTAGCCATGCCAGAATTATACCACAAAATAG GTGTTGGTACAATAACCTGGTCCCCTCTAGCAGGAGGAGTACTGACAGGGAAATATGATGATGGTGTTCCTATATATTCCAGGGCAGCTCTCAAG GGTTATGTCTGGTTAAAAGACAAAATCTTGAGCGAGGACGGTCGACGCCAGCAGGCCAAGCTCCGAGAGGCTGCAGTCATAGCTGACAGAATTGGCTGTTCCATTACTCAGCTGGCCATTG CCTGGTGcttgaaaaatgacaatgtaAATAGTGTATTACTAGGAGCTTCAACGGTAGATCAGCTGTACACCAACATTCAGGCATTACAG TGGATTCCAAAGCTGACCCCAGCAGTTATGGCAGAACTTGACAAGATACTGGGAAATCGTCCTGGTGGAAGGAGAGATGGGTTTAACAG GTCATCTAGACGTTCCATTCAGACTCAGCCTAAAACATAA
- the LOC128190517 gene encoding serine protease inhibitor dipetalogastin-like, whose protein sequence is MLFNSSVNMLTFLVGVLFICWSFGEVFSESPCSRAESLVCGEDWITYINECYANKAKKKIKWNGPCPPTKCRCNRLMIDVCGSNGMEYSNPCVARCHGVTQFTMGKCDNAERQ, encoded by the exons ATGTTATTCAATAGCA GCGTGAATATGCTCACCTTTCTTGTGGGGGTCCTGTTCATCTGTTGGTCATTTGGAGAGGTTTTCTCGGAGTCGCCGTGTTCAAGAGCTGAATCTTTGGTCTGTGGTGAGGATTGGATAACTTACATCAACGAATGTTATGCCAATAAGGC taaaaagaaaattaaatggaATGGCCCATGTCCACCAACGAAATGCCGCTGCAATAGACTTATGATTGATGTCTGTGGCTCTAATGGGATGGAGTACAGTAACCCTTGTGTGGCCAGATGTCa TGGAGTAACTCAATTCACGATGGGAAAATGTGACAACGCA GAAAGACAGTAA